ACCGCGGCGCAGCACGATGAGGTCTTCCGGGGTGAGGGCGCCATCGGCTGGGGTGTCGTCGAACACTCGGACCGCGATTCCACGCAGACGCGCATCGGCGAGCGACTCACGCGTGAGGCCGGAATGCCAGCCTCGACCGCGGACCGAGTCTCGGAGATCCTCCTCCAGCAGCCGAGCGCGGGCGGCCGACTCCTCGTCGAACACGGCGCCGTCGGCGACCCGCTGGACGAACGGGCGGACGTCTGCGTCGAACTGCTCGAGTTGGTCCGCTCGCTCGGACACCGTCGCGCTGGTCACCGCCATCGCGTGCATGGTCTGAGCGCGACGGGCCTCGAGGACGGCCGTCAGCTGCAGCATCGGACGGATCAGGACGGCCATCAGCGTCGACGGCAGCAGGGACACGGCGATCCGCAGTGTCAATTGGCCACCCGCGACAAGCGTTCCCCCGTGCTGCAGTGACCACACTGCGGCCATCACCACCGCGACGACGCTGCTCCCCCATGCGGTGCGCGAGCGTCCGCGCAGTGACAACAGGCCCGCGACGACGGCGAACACGACGAGGGGCGCGCCAGGCTGCACCCACTGGCCTGCGCCACTCGGCGTGGCCCACCAGGACGCCCCGAGGCCCCCTGCAGCCAGAGCGGCGACGGCTGAGGTCACCACCGGCGGCAGCGGGTCTGCGTCGCCGAGGACGACCAGGAAGACACTCGCCCCGAGTGCAAGGGCCCCGACTGCCTCGAGGAGCCACTGCCATCCGTGGCGGGGCTCGGCGAACGCCGTCATGCGTGTGATCGTGTACACGCCGAGCAGGACGAGCAGCATCACGCGGAGTCGCCGGGTGCGCAGTCCGAACATGACGGGAATGCGCACCGTGTCGGCGGCGGTCACTGTCGGCTCCATTCCAGGGACACCATCGTCCCGTCGAACGGCGCAGCCTCGACCGTCGCCGCCCCTCCGGGAAGGGCGTGCATTCGCTGCTGGATGCCGAGGACGATCCCCGATCGGTCCGGCGCGATGCGGGAGGGATCGAATCCTCGACCGTCGTCGACCACCCGGATCCGGACACCGGACCCGCAGACGATTCCGACCACCGCGGTCGACGCGTTCGGTCCGGCGTGAACCACTGAGTTGCCGACGGCTTCGACGAGAGCCGCTCCGACGGTGTCGACGACGGACACCGGCAAGTCGGCGGCGTCCTCGGCGGCCTCGACGGACACCAACAGGTGATCGCCGAATGCGATGACCGCTTCGCGTAGCTGGACGACGGCATCCGATGGAGACACGATTCCCGCCGCCGACGGATCGACGTCTGTTCCGTCGAGTTCGGCGAGGACCGCCTGCGCCTGACGTCGGTGACGTTCGTCCGGTGTGCCCGGGGTGATCTCGCGGAGCACCGCGATCACCTTGTCCCGCACCACGACGTCGAGGCGGTGCCGTTCCTCGACCCGGGCAGCGCGCGCCGCGGCGGCGACACTCTCGGCGAGGACGACGGCCCTCGTCGCGTCCACACTCCGTGCAATGCCCATCGCGGTCCCGAGCATCGCCAGGAACACCGCCACCAGAGAGCCGGTCAACATCTGATTGAAGTACGCGTCGGTGCCGTGACCGCCGAATCCGGCCCGTTGCTGAGCGACGG
This genomic window from Gordonia sp. PDNC005 contains:
- a CDS encoding ATP-binding protein, with protein sequence MNVYRMQRAAALTVSISTLLVPFMSIVPAIIAGRGVTEVWWTPTSFVLILGAAVVMLVAAAPDAGRSRALFRSAVLLAAANLAALALWFPAWTHLDYAGFGSPPVWSANTVVLPAVALATLVPVRWAAAYTVLGLSMLAVAQQRAGFGGHGTDAYFNQMLTGSLVAVFLAMLGTAMGIARSVDATRAVVLAESVAAAARAARVEERHRLDVVVRDKVIAVLREITPGTPDERHRRQAQAVLAELDGTDVDPSAAGIVSPSDAVVQLREAVIAFGDHLLVSVEAAEDAADLPVSVVDTVGAALVEAVGNSVVHAGPNASTAVVGIVCGSGVRIRVVDDGRGFDPSRIAPDRSGIVLGIQQRMHALPGGAATVEAAPFDGTMVSLEWSRQ